One Mytilus trossulus isolate FHL-02 chromosome 5, PNRI_Mtr1.1.1.hap1, whole genome shotgun sequence DNA segment encodes these proteins:
- the LOC134719308 gene encoding uncharacterized protein LOC134719308 — translation MLTNTALRVVKFFVVKMLPIMHRKSSLPVTKMAELSAKKLPRDRKANFTSIEANLISSRVTHELELLKGGFSPEVTNQKKNDLWKLITEEVNALGVCMRSETEVRNKYRNMCRGAKEKFTNNRKEMGKTGGGPPPTQLTVAEENIVNAMRDSASFIGVGGLETEITCNADDAEGTDGNATSPGPSISASSQSKRSSKSCSIQQTPSKKKKTAEDVYTLQCAVLEKELEKNTLQVDLLRKLLSKYDSLDSDALELLSVLGQ, via the exons ATGTTAACTAACACTGCGTTAAGAGTCGTTAAATTTTTTGTCGTTAAAATGTTACCCATAATGCACAGAAAATCTTCACTTCCTGTTACCAAGATGGCTGAATTGTCTGCAAAAAAATTGCCTAGGGACAGAAAAGCTAATTTCACATCAATTGAAGCCAACCTTATAAGTTCCAGAGTTACTCATGAGTTGGAGTTATTGAAAGGGGGATTTTCTCCAGAAGTTACCAACCAGAAGAAGAATGATTTATGGAAACTCATTACAGAGGAAGTCAATGCGTTGGGAGTTTGTATGAGGAGTGAGACAGAAGTCAGGAACAAATACCGCAATATGTGTCGGGGTGCAAAAGAAAAGTTCACCAACAATAGAAAAGAAATGGGCAAAACTGGAGGTGGACCACCACCCACACAGCTGACTGTTGCGGAGGAAAATATAGTGAATGCTATGAGGGATAGTGCCTCATTCATTGGAGTTGGTGGCTTGGAGACAGAAATAACTTGCaatg CCGATGATGCTGAAGGGACTGATGGAAATGCCACATCTCCAGGACCAAGTATTTCAGCATCTTCCCAGTCAAAAAGATCTTCAAAATCATGCAG CATACAGCAGACACCCAGCAAGAAGAAAAAGACAGCTGAAGATGTGTATACATTACAATGTGCAGTTCTTGAAAAGGAACTAGAGAAGAATACACTACAAGTAGATCTGTTGAGGAAATTGCTTAGCAAATATGACAGTTTAGATTCTGATGCCTTGGAACTATTGTCAGTTTTAGGGCAGTGA
- the LOC134719309 gene encoding putative nuclease HARBI1, translated as MAALDLALFHVPIQRKERTFRSKEELTLDYTDTELRARYRFGREGILFLSDLVRDSLTRQTNRNHALSVEQQIMVTLRFLASGSFLQVIGDTLGLDKSTVSRVVDSVLDALCEKRNEFIQWPTNLNQTKAEFYEFAGFPNILGAIDGTHIRIKRPHHDEPSFINRKGYPSLNVQAVCDAKGRFTNINANWPGCCHDSHVFRTSQVSVNG; from the exons ATGGCAGCCTTAGATTTAGCCTTGTTTCATGTACCAAttcaaagaaaagaaagaacTTTTAGAAGCAAAGAAGAACTTACCCTAGACTACACTGATACAGAACTTAGAGCACGCTACAGATTTGGGAGGGAAGGCATTTTATTCTTATCTGATCTAGTAAGGGACAGCTTGACACGTCAGACAAACCGGAATCATGCCCTCAGTGTAGAACAACAGATAATGGTGACGTTGAGATTTCTTGCCAGTGGAAGTTTCCTCCAGGTCATAGGTGACACATTAG GTTTGGACAAAAGCACAGTTTCAAGAGTGGTCGATTCTGTTTTAGATGCCCTTTGTGAAAAGAGGAACGAGTTCATTCAGTGGCCTACTAATCTTAACCAAACCAAAGCTGAATTTTACGAGTTTGCTGGGTTTCCAAACATTTTGGGTGCTATTGATGGGACACATATAAGAATAAAGAGACCGCATCATGACGAACCTTCATTTATCAACAGAAAAGGCTACCCAAGCCTGAATGTTCAAGCAGTTTGTGATGCAAAGG GTAGATTTACAAACATAAATGCAAATTGGCCAGGTTGTTGTCATGATTCACATGTTTTCAGAACATCACAGGTGAGTGTAAATGgttga